In Microbacterium terrisoli, the genomic stretch GGGAATCGTTCCGATGCGGGCGTCGCCCTCGGACTCTTCGTCGGACGAGTGCACCTCGATCGCCAGGTGCCGGATGTCGTTCTGCTCCCAGCGTGCGAGCATGCCGTGCACGTCGGTGTCGCCGCCGGCCAGCACGATGCCGCAGTCGCCGCCGCCCGCGCCGGAGGACTTGGCCGCAGCCCCGGCATCCTGCGCGATGTCGCACAGCGCCGCCAGCTGCGCGGTCTCGATCTGGATGCCGGCGTGGCGGGACAGGTCGCCCAGGGCCGTGCGCGCGGCACGGACCGCGGATGCCGCAGCCGCGGCATCCTGCCCCTCCAGGGCGGCGATCAACGATTCGACCGCCGCGCGACTGTCGGCCAGGAACCGACGGTACTGCGCCTGGCCGGACCGTGCCTGACCGGACTGTGCCTGATCGGACTGTGCTTGACCAGACTGTGCTTGACCGGCGGGCCAGGCGCGCTGCAGGTCGCCGACCATCCGCTCCGTGGAGGCGGGGTGCCCGGTCCAGCCCACGATCAGTCGCAGGTGGGCGGGAGCCGGCAGGCGCCGGACGGCAAGGTGCGGCCAGGCACGGTCGAGCATCGCCTGCACTCCCACGATGGCCGTCTGGGCCGCCACCTCGGCACGGTCCGGCGCGCTGTAGGCGATCCATCCGCCGAACACCGAGGCGGCCAGGTCGCCGCCCGACGAGGCGGGCGAGACGCGCACCGTGGCGATCAGCGCGAGCTTGTAGATCTCCAGCGCCGTCAGCTCGAGCTCGTAGAAGCGGTTCAGTGCGCGGACGGTCGCGACGGTCACCGCCGCCGACGACCCCAGCCCGAACTTGCGGCCGGACACGTCGTCGAGTTCGCTGGAGATGCGGATGTCGTAGAAGCGGCCGGCGACGGCCCGCTCGGCCGCCAGCTGCTCGACCACCGTGATCGCTGCCAGCACGTAGTCGTACGGCCGGTGGTCCTGGTCGATGACGACGCCGTCGGCGCCGCGCGTCCACAGCAGCGGGGCGCGGCCGAACTGGTCGGAGGAGATGCTGCCCTGGTCGCTGGCGGGGGTCAGCTCGACGCTGACATAGCGGTCGACGGCGACCAGCACGCTCGGCTCGCCCGGCTGGACCACCGCGTACTCTCCCGCGATGAACAGCTTGCCGGGCGCCTGCTCGCGGATCATGCGGCCGCCTCGGAGATCAGGTGGGCACCCGGGCCGGCATGGGCTGCGACGAGGCGGCCCGCCTCGAAGCGTTCGGCCAGGGCGTCGCGCACCGCGTCCACGTCGCCGTCTCGGCACACGAACACGACGTTCGGGCCGGCATCGGCGGTGGCGTACGCCTCCAGGCCCACAGCCCGCAGCCGTGCCGCCTCATCGAACAGGGCGATGCTCTGCGGTGCGAGGTAGCGGATCGGCGGGCGGCAGGCCATGATCGCGGCGTGCATGCGCAGCGCGTTGGACTCGGTCAGCTCTCCGATGGCGGTGACATCGCCCCGGGTGAACGCGTCGCGCATCGCGGCCAGGTCGGCGGTCGTGGACGCCACCCACGCCGAGGCGTACGGCGACGTGTCGCGGGTGCGGATCATGGCCTCTCGGCTCGAGACCGCTTTGGCCCCGGCATCCACCACGGCGATGACCATGCCCAGGGCGGGGCCGTGGACCGGTTCGGCGAACGATGAGGCGTCGTCGGTGCCCGCGTGCCAGATCGCCGCTCCCCCGATCACCGAACGGCACGCCGAGCCAGAGCCGCGGCGGGCGAGGCGGCTGAGGGCCTGCTCGTCGAGGTCGAGCCCGTAGGCGTCGGCGGCGGCCACCGCGAGCGCTGCGAAGCCCGACGCGCTGGAGGCCAGGCCCGCTCCCGTGGGCACGGAGTTGCGGGTCTGGACGCGGGCGGGGGCGGTCGAGCCGGCCTGTGCCCGAACGAGGTCGAGGAATTTCGTGATGCGGCCGGCCGCAGCGCCGGTGGACGACGCCCCGTCGAAGACCACGTCGTCGGCGTCAGCTCCGGCCGTGACGGTCACCGTTGTCGTGGTGGGAAAGACGTCGAGCGTCAGCGACAGGCTGCCGGTCAAAGGCAGGATCAGGTCCTCGTCCCGCTTGCCCCAGTACTTGACGAGCGCGATGTTGGGTGTCGCGACGGCGGTGCTCATGCAGAGGCGTCCTTCGCACTGGTGATGTCGGCGGGATGCAGCAGCCAGGTGCGCTCGGCGCCCGCCGCGCGCAATGCCGCAGCGATGCGTGCGGCGGCCGGCTCGTCGTCGGCGAGGGCGAGCACGCAGCCGCCCCGACCGCCGCCGGTCAGCTTCGCACCGAGGGCTCCGGCCTCGCGGGCCGCTGCCACCAGCGCATCCAGCTCGGCGCTGCTCACGCTCAGCTCGCGCAGCAGTTCGTGCACGGCCGACATGCGCTCGCCCAGGGCGCGGCGCTGATCGCGGGCCAGGTCGTGGGCGGCGGCGGCGGCGTGCTGGTCGATACGGGCCAGCATCGCACCGACGCGTTCGGGCTCGGCCGCCTTCAGCGCCCCCACCGCGGTGACCGCTTCGCGGGTGCGCCCGTGGACGCCGGAATCGCCGATCACGAACACGCCGCCGAACGCGCAGTGCAACGGCCGTGCGGCCCCGGCCTGGAACCACATCGGCGCTTCGCAGACCACCGCGCGGGCGTCCAGACCGCTCGGGTTGCCGTGGGCCACCCGTTCGGCCGCCTGCACGAGTGCGAACCGCTCATCGTCGTCGAAGCTCACTGCGTGGTGCGCGGCGATGGCGGTGATGATGGCCGCGGCCACGGCCGCCGACGAACCGAGGCCCCGCTCGGCGGGGATCTCTCCGTCCACGCGCACCGTCAGTCCTGTCGCCGGTGCACCCAGCCGTTGGAGGGTGGCGGTGATGGCGGTGATGGGGGCGGCAAGCAGTGTCGGCGCGGCGGCGACCGGGCCGCGGTACAGCACCGAGTCGATCCACAGCGGACGCTCGGTCGAGGTGACCGATGCCGTCAGGGTCAGGCCGTGCACGGGCAGCGCGATCGCCGGCCCCCCGTGCACGACGGCGTGTTCGCCGAGCAGGATCACCTTGGCGTGCGCGCGTGCGCGGGTTGCGGCATCCGTCATCGAAACAGGGGAAGTCCAGGGATCGGAGAGGTCGGAGACGCGACCTGACAAGCCGGCCATGATCGTCTCCTGTTGTTCTCGTGGATCGTGCGAGCGGTGGTCACGACGACCCTGTACGGGGCCCAGGCCACCGTGGCACGACCGCTGGCATGCCGCGGGAGCGCGGACACCATCAGACGATTTTATCCACTGGCGGCCGTGCGTGGCTGAGTCCGGGCCGAGTGCCGGCGCCGATGACGCGCAGACGCGTTACGGTGGCGTCATGACCGACTACGAAGTGCTGGAGATCGGGGCGCCCGAGGCGTGGCGCGACTTCTACGGCGGGTTCGCCCCCGACCGCTCGCGTCAGGGCCGACGGGTCATCGACCACGAGCTGGACACGCAGTACCTCGGCATGACCGCCAACGCCTACGAGCCCGGCGAATCGGTGGACTACTGGCATCGCCATGGGCGCATCGAAGAGCTGTACGTCTTCTTGGCCGGGCGCGGCCAGATGGGCCTGGACGACGAGATCGTCGACGTGGGCCCCGGCACGGTCGTGCGCGTCGGTCAGGGCGTGTGGCGTTCGTGGCGGTGCGTGCCCGACAGCCCCGAGCAGCTGCGCTGGCTGTGCATCCGCGGCGGATCGGAGCGACTGCCCCATCTGCCCGATGACGGCGAGCGCGACGCCCACCGCCCCATGCTCTGGGACTGACTGCTCTGGGACTGAGTGCTCCGGGACTGAGTGCGCTGGGACTGAGTGAGGGTCCGAGCCGACACACTTCGTCACGCTCGGTAAGACTTCGACCCGCATGTCGCGCGGCAGGCGCGTGATTCGTAGTGTTCTGACCACGGCAGTACGCACCGGCTAGGAGACCGCGATGACCACCGCACGGCAACCACAGAACCGACCGCTGCGAAGCCTCGGCTTCGTGCACATCGCCCCGTTCGACCGCGATTCGCCCCGGCAGGGGCTCGAAGACGCGATCGAGCTGTTCCGCTATGCCGAAGAGCTCGGGCTCGACAGCGGCTGGCTGCGCACCCGCCACCTGCAGCACGGCGTCTCGTCGTCGCCGGTGCTGTTCGGGGCGATCTCGCAGCACACCGAGCGGATCAAGCTCGGGCATGCCGTGATCCCGGTCGGCAACGAGAACCCCTTCCGGCTCGCCGAAGACCTCGCGACCGCCGACGTGCTCTCGGGAGGGCGACTGCAGCCCGGGCTCAGCGTGCACCCACCGTCGTTCACCGACGACGTCAACGACATCGTGTTCGACCGCGGATGGCGCAGCGAGGACTACGGCTACAGCCGCATCGAGCTGCTGCGCGAGCTCATCGCAGGACGCTCCGTGCGCGACGTGCCTGCGTACAACGGCATCGGCGGCGATTTCGACTCCGACCGTGCGGAGCCGCACAGCGAGGGACTGGCCGACCGGCTCTGGTACGGGGGCGGATCGCTGCGCTCGGCCGAGTGGGCGGGCCGGGCGGGCTTGAACTGGCTCGTGAGCAACATCAGCACCACCGCCGACGGCGACACCGACTTCTCCCGGGTGCAGCGCGGGCAGATCGACGCGTTCCGCGCCCACCATCCACAGGGTGAGGCCGCCCACGTCACGGTCGCCCGCGTGGCGGTGCCCACCGACCACGCCACGACCGCGCAGCTGAACCGGTATCGCGACTACGTCCAGCGCCGCACGCCGCGCACCCACGGCATCCGGGGCAAGAACACCCTCATCGCCGTGGACAACCTCGGATCCCGTGACGAGATCGTCGAGGCCATCCGAGCCGACGTCGCGTACCAGGCCGCGGAGGACTACCTGTTCGAGCTGCCGTTCGAGTTCGAGATCGCCGACTGGAAGCACATTCTGCACGAGATCGCCACGAGCATCGGCCCGGCGCTCGGCTGGACGCCGGGCTCGGCCGCAGCCTCGGCTTCTGCCGCACACGGCGACGACCAAGAGCAGGCGGCCTGATGACGCTCGAGGCACAGCCGGCATCCCCGTCGGCGGCCACGCAGATCACGGTGCGCGCCGCCCGACCCGACGAGTACGCCGAGGTCGATCGTCTGGTCGAGGCCGCCTACACGCACGACTACGGCCGGCGCGACCACTCCGACGACATGCACCACGCCGCCTTCCGCGCCCGCACGTACGACGTGCTGGTCGCGGTGGAAGGCGTCCGCATTCTCGGCACCGTCACCGTCCGCCGCCCCGGCGGCCCCGTCCTGCACGAGGACTTCGGCGATGCCGACGCCGACCTGCGCCTGCTCGGGGTGGACCCCACCGCGCGTCGGCGCGGAATCGCCGCGACGCTGATGCGCCGGGTGATCGAGGATGCCGCGGCCGCCGGCTACGCGGACGTCACGCTGAAGACCGGCCCCGACATGCACGGCGCCCACCGGCTGTACGAAGCGCTCGGCTTCGAACGGGCACCCGAGCACGACGGACTGTGGATCGGCGGCGAGCGCGTGTTCGACCTGCTCGCCTACCGCTACCGGATCGGATGACGCGCCGCCCTCAGAGCGAGCGGGCTCCGGCCGCCGGAGTGACGGTGCTGGATGCGGCGGTGAGCCGCTCCCCCACCCGACGCGACGCGCGGAAGGCCCACCACGCGAGCGGGTGCCGAACGTCCTTGCGGTAGATGCGGTGCGGGGTCCGGGCATCCTCCCGTTCGATTCCGGCTGCCGCAAGAACACTCGGCAGGATCACGGCGGCGGCCTGCTCATAGCCGATGCTCGAGGGATGCAGGTGGTCGCGCGGCGAGAACATGTCGTCGGGGTCGCGGTGGAACAGCGGACCGAGGGTGTCGGCAAGCGACACGGTGCGCCCCCCGGCGCGCAGCACGACGATGGCCTGCCCCGTGGCGAGCACCCGGCTGTACCAGTGGGCGAAGAACCGCAGCGGCTGCGAGAACGGCCGCACGGTGCCCAGGTCCGGACAGGTGGCAACGACTGCCTGTGCGTGGGTGCGCCGCAGGTCGCGCACCGTCTCTGACAGCGGCCACAGCGCATCGACGAGGCGCTTGAGATGCATGACGTCATTGGCGCCGATGATGATCACGACCACATCGGGCTGCGTCACTTCACGCAGGTGTGCGAGCTGGCTGATCAGCGCGGTCGATTCGGCGCCGATGACGGCCATGTTCGTCAACTCGACCGGCCGGCCCGACACTTCTGACAGCCACGTCGCCAGCAGCGCCCCGGGCGTCATGTCGGGCTCTTCGGCGCCGTAGCCGACGGCCAGCGAGTCACCGAGAACGCCGAGCCGGATCGCCTCTCCCGCCTCCGTACCGAACCGGCCGCTGCGCGGCAGCACCGATCCCATCCGCGTGGGGTTCAGCCGCTCCCACGCGAGCAGGCCCTCTGCGGTGGTGACCAGTCCCACGGCCGCGGTGAGCGCTGCAGCCGACCCGACGGCGGTCAACGCGAACCGGGCGAGGCGACCGATCATGCTCCGACTCCACACTGAATTCGAACGCGCATCCATTGCTGCCCCCGGTCTCACCGTAGTCGCCCCCGCCGCGCCGGGGATCGGCATCCCCTTTCCGTCTGCTGTGTGCGAGTGACGACCTCGGGCATGAGAACCTGGGACCGTCGTGTCGCACACACACCGGGAGGCTGACGTGGCGGGTGAGCTGAGGATCTCGCGGCCGAACGCGCGGTTCCAGCAGTGGGAGGCACTGCTGCACAATCGCAACAAGCGCCAGCGTCTGGGCGAGTTCCTCGTGCACGGCGTGCGCCCTATCACCCTGGCCGTCGAGCACGGCTGGCCGGTGCGGGCGATGCTCTACGACAGCCGGCGCCCGCTCTCGCGCTGGGCCGCCGACCTGCTCGAGCGCGCAGGCGGCGACCGCGTCGCGATGTCCCCCGATCTGCTGCGGCAGCTCAGCGGCAAA encodes the following:
- a CDS encoding phosphomevalonate kinase, which encodes MIREQAPGKLFIAGEYAVVQPGEPSVLVAVDRYVSVELTPASDQGSISSDQFGRAPLLWTRGADGVVIDQDHRPYDYVLAAITVVEQLAAERAVAGRFYDIRISSELDDVSGRKFGLGSSAAVTVATVRALNRFYELELTALEIYKLALIATVRVSPASSGGDLAASVFGGWIAYSAPDRAEVAAQTAIVGVQAMLDRAWPHLAVRRLPAPAHLRLIVGWTGHPASTERMVGDLQRAWPAGQAQSGQAQSDQAQSGQARSGQAQYRRFLADSRAAVESLIAALEGQDAAAAASAVRAARTALGDLSRHAGIQIETAQLAALCDIAQDAGAAAKSSGAGGGDCGIVLAGGDTDVHGMLARWEQNDIRHLAIEVHSSDEESEGDARIGTIPEPERSDP
- the mvaD gene encoding diphosphomevalonate decarboxylase — encoded protein: MSTAVATPNIALVKYWGKRDEDLILPLTGSLSLTLDVFPTTTTVTVTAGADADDVVFDGASSTGAAAGRITKFLDLVRAQAGSTAPARVQTRNSVPTGAGLASSASGFAALAVAAADAYGLDLDEQALSRLARRGSGSACRSVIGGAAIWHAGTDDASSFAEPVHGPALGMVIAVVDAGAKAVSSREAMIRTRDTSPYASAWVASTTADLAAMRDAFTRGDVTAIGELTESNALRMHAAIMACRPPIRYLAPQSIALFDEAARLRAVGLEAYATADAGPNVVFVCRDGDVDAVRDALAERFEAGRLVAAHAGPGAHLISEAAA
- the mvk gene encoding mevalonate kinase — protein: MTDAATRARAHAKVILLGEHAVVHGGPAIALPVHGLTLTASVTSTERPLWIDSVLYRGPVAAAPTLLAAPITAITATLQRLGAPATGLTVRVDGEIPAERGLGSSAAVAAAIITAIAAHHAVSFDDDERFALVQAAERVAHGNPSGLDARAVVCEAPMWFQAGAARPLHCAFGGVFVIGDSGVHGRTREAVTAVGALKAAEPERVGAMLARIDQHAAAAAHDLARDQRRALGERMSAVHELLRELSVSSAELDALVAAAREAGALGAKLTGGGRGGCVLALADDEPAAARIAAALRAAGAERTWLLHPADITSAKDASA
- a CDS encoding cupin domain-containing protein → MTDYEVLEIGAPEAWRDFYGGFAPDRSRQGRRVIDHELDTQYLGMTANAYEPGESVDYWHRHGRIEELYVFLAGRGQMGLDDEIVDVGPGTVVRVGQGVWRSWRCVPDSPEQLRWLCIRGGSERLPHLPDDGERDAHRPMLWD
- a CDS encoding LLM class flavin-dependent oxidoreductase, whose protein sequence is MTTARQPQNRPLRSLGFVHIAPFDRDSPRQGLEDAIELFRYAEELGLDSGWLRTRHLQHGVSSSPVLFGAISQHTERIKLGHAVIPVGNENPFRLAEDLATADVLSGGRLQPGLSVHPPSFTDDVNDIVFDRGWRSEDYGYSRIELLRELIAGRSVRDVPAYNGIGGDFDSDRAEPHSEGLADRLWYGGGSLRSAEWAGRAGLNWLVSNISTTADGDTDFSRVQRGQIDAFRAHHPQGEAAHVTVARVAVPTDHATTAQLNRYRDYVQRRTPRTHGIRGKNTLIAVDNLGSRDEIVEAIRADVAYQAAEDYLFELPFEFEIADWKHILHEIATSIGPALGWTPGSAAASASAAHGDDQEQAA
- a CDS encoding GNAT family N-acetyltransferase, whose translation is MTLEAQPASPSAATQITVRAARPDEYAEVDRLVEAAYTHDYGRRDHSDDMHHAAFRARTYDVLVAVEGVRILGTVTVRRPGGPVLHEDFGDADADLRLLGVDPTARRRGIAATLMRRVIEDAAAAGYADVTLKTGPDMHGAHRLYEALGFERAPEHDGLWIGGERVFDLLAYRYRIG
- a CDS encoding SGNH/GDSL hydrolase family protein, with the translated sequence MIGRLARFALTAVGSAAALTAAVGLVTTAEGLLAWERLNPTRMGSVLPRSGRFGTEAGEAIRLGVLGDSLAVGYGAEEPDMTPGALLATWLSEVSGRPVELTNMAVIGAESTALISQLAHLREVTQPDVVVIIIGANDVMHLKRLVDALWPLSETVRDLRRTHAQAVVATCPDLGTVRPFSQPLRFFAHWYSRVLATGQAIVVLRAGGRTVSLADTLGPLFHRDPDDMFSPRDHLHPSSIGYEQAAAVILPSVLAAAGIEREDARTPHRIYRKDVRHPLAWWAFRASRRVGERLTAASSTVTPAAGARSL